A window from Nocardioides mesophilus encodes these proteins:
- a CDS encoding class I SAM-dependent methyltransferase, which produces MTSTLNRAGQDRTDTTTPRVTIGEALTRLMAGGVPFRFTAYDGSTAGPQDSPIHLRLLNERGLSYLLSAPGDLGMARAYVSGDIALEGVHPGNPYDALVHLQSNLRFKMPSPAEAFALARGIGLGKLLPPEPPPQEALPRWRRLLEGFRHSKTRDAEAIHHHYDVSNRFYEMVLGPSMTYTCACFPHEGATLEEAQAFKYDLVCRKLDLKPGMRLLDVGCGWGGMVRHAAREYGVEVIGVTLSKEQAAWGQAAVEREGLADRAEVRFGDYREVSESGFDAVSSIGLTEHIGVRNYPAYFSLLRDKLVPGGRILNHCITRADNHVRGTGAFIDRYVFPDGELTGSGRIITTMQDVGLEVRHEENLREHYALTLKGWCENLVENWDECVADVGEGTAKVWGIYMAGSRLAFERNEIQLHQVLGVKPDEHGNAHFPLRPTWLS; this is translated from the coding sequence ATGACCAGCACCCTCAACCGGGCCGGACAGGACCGGACCGACACCACGACCCCCCGGGTCACGATCGGCGAGGCCCTGACCCGGCTGATGGCCGGCGGGGTCCCGTTCCGGTTCACCGCGTACGACGGCAGCACTGCCGGACCCCAGGACTCCCCGATCCACCTGCGGCTGCTCAACGAGCGGGGGCTGTCCTACCTGCTCTCGGCCCCCGGTGACCTCGGCATGGCCCGCGCCTACGTCTCCGGCGACATCGCCCTCGAGGGCGTGCACCCCGGGAACCCCTACGACGCGCTGGTGCACCTGCAGAGCAACCTGCGCTTCAAGATGCCGTCGCCGGCGGAGGCGTTCGCCCTGGCCCGCGGCATCGGCCTCGGCAAGCTGCTGCCGCCCGAGCCGCCCCCGCAGGAGGCGCTGCCGCGCTGGCGCCGGCTGCTGGAGGGGTTCCGGCACTCCAAGACCCGCGACGCCGAAGCGATCCACCACCACTACGACGTCTCGAACCGGTTCTACGAGATGGTGCTCGGCCCGTCGATGACCTACACCTGCGCGTGCTTCCCGCACGAGGGCGCGACCCTCGAGGAGGCCCAGGCCTTCAAGTACGACCTGGTCTGCCGCAAGCTCGACCTCAAGCCCGGCATGCGTCTGCTCGACGTCGGCTGCGGCTGGGGTGGGATGGTCCGCCACGCGGCCCGCGAGTACGGCGTCGAGGTGATCGGCGTGACGCTGTCGAAGGAGCAGGCCGCCTGGGGTCAGGCCGCCGTCGAGCGCGAGGGGCTCGCCGACCGCGCCGAGGTCCGCTTCGGCGACTACCGGGAGGTCAGCGAGAGCGGCTTCGACGCGGTCAGCTCGATCGGCCTGACCGAGCACATCGGGGTGCGCAACTACCCGGCGTACTTCTCGCTGCTGCGCGACAAGCTGGTGCCGGGCGGGCGGATCCTCAACCACTGCATCACGCGCGCCGACAACCATGTCCGCGGCACCGGGGCGTTCATCGACCGCTACGTGTTCCCCGACGGGGAGCTGACCGGCTCGGGGCGGATCATCACCACGATGCAGGACGTCGGGCTCGAGGTGCGCCACGAGGAGAACCTGCGTGAGCACTACGCGCTGACGCTCAAGGGCTGGTGCGAGAACCTGGTGGAGAACTGGGACGAGTGCGTCGCCGACGTCGGCGAGGGCACCGCCAAGGTGTGGGGGATCTACATGGCGGGCTCCCGGCTCGCCTTCGAGCGCAACGAGATCCAGCTGCACCAGGTCCTCGGGGTGAAGCCCGACGAGCACGGCAACGCGCACTTCCCGCTGCGCCCGACCTGGCTCAGCTGA
- a CDS encoding septum formation family protein produces the protein MLARLLVPLLALLGACTACTGGPGADPVSTQPPEPGQCRALGTDDIARAADESDPVDCADRHTAETFAVGRFPRSVAGDEIDDAALGAHLFDGCRRKFQAFLGGDESVTMRSTVTWSWFRPSDAAWDAGARWWRCDVVGGGEQSVRLLDLPETAKGLLRGKPDDQWMACTDGAAVGDAPTTPCSEDHTWRAVTTIVLGEPADPYPGDDLVKARTRAFCSDSVGAWLGYPVDFDYGFSYFDRVEWDAGNRRSICWARTDR, from the coding sequence GTGCTCGCCCGTCTGCTCGTCCCCCTGCTGGCGCTGCTGGGCGCCTGCACCGCGTGCACCGGCGGGCCCGGCGCGGACCCGGTGTCCACGCAGCCGCCCGAGCCCGGCCAGTGCCGCGCCCTCGGGACCGACGACATCGCCCGGGCCGCCGACGAGAGCGACCCGGTCGACTGCGCGGACCGGCACACCGCCGAGACGTTCGCGGTGGGCAGGTTCCCCCGCTCGGTCGCCGGCGACGAGATCGACGACGCCGCCCTCGGCGCCCACCTCTTCGACGGCTGCCGGCGGAAGTTCCAGGCCTTCCTCGGCGGCGACGAGAGCGTGACGATGCGCTCCACCGTGACCTGGTCCTGGTTCCGGCCCAGCGACGCGGCCTGGGACGCCGGCGCCCGGTGGTGGCGCTGCGACGTGGTGGGCGGCGGCGAGCAGTCGGTGCGCCTGCTCGACCTGCCGGAGACCGCCAAGGGGCTGCTCCGGGGCAAGCCCGACGACCAGTGGATGGCCTGCACCGACGGGGCCGCCGTCGGTGACGCGCCGACGACCCCGTGCAGCGAGGACCACACCTGGCGGGCGGTGACCACGATCGTGCTCGGGGAGCCGGCGGACCCCTACCCCGGCGACGACCTGGTCAAGGCCCGCACCCGGGCGTTCTGCTCCGACTCGGTCGGGGCCTGGCTCGGGTACCCGGTCGACTTCGACTACGGCTTCAGCTACTTCGACCGGGTCGAGTGGGACGCCGGCAACCGCCGCTCGATCTGCTGGGCCCGGACCGACCGATGA
- a CDS encoding phosphatase PAP2 family protein, which yields MATAEVGSPPVTSGQHEPDDWKRDERRSDFVRLGLALVVFFLALLGIQRHHLSMLERDVFRLINDLPPWLLPPLEAVMQLGTRFAPLVIGALVMLVLRRVRLGASIMLAGTVAWLVTQELKILVERGRPAVFLTDLPRELSSGGPGFVSGHTAVATAMAAVAAPYLPRPWRRFVWGLAFAVGFARIYAGVHLPLDVVGGFAVGWFVGTAVHLLIGVPRPRRTPAEVIAMLGDLGIDVSTVEPGDVYAKVSQPFLVTTAKGERLFVKVLDPDPRSSDWVLRFARVVASGERRGYSAMTSLPAAADHEATVCLAARDAGVRVPRVILARGQGAGAVVVLEQIPGHDLSALPPEALTDEVLQRVWREVAQLHEGRIAHRDLVRGNVMLDAAGQVWLVDFPEAQLGASETTRDGDVAELIASLAVAVGAHRAVGSATAVLGAPAVTQALPRLEPFALSPRTRAELRTRPGLLDSVRVACGGGPETTHGMLTMHRLWIPALVAAASYVALLWIAGWSDVQDTVANLGWRWVAVCGAIFVAAPLLTGYALQLGARRRLAIGRSAAAGAVANSVQLIAGTAARRRYLDGYIRSCGAQATDADETVDLVMTAELVSRMGMLLAGLVMTWWQGVPDLETGFPVPALLLVAAATAAVGWLARKAVRRTWPLASRRKAVAHALSLTHTSPERALSVLGAVAAGEAALVVALAAALRAVGPTPPMSHLLIALGGAQVLVALLGVTGLPAVIESVAVTVFCAFGVPAADAVVALLVYALFRYWLNGIASAVTAPRLAPVHLPGTRQPTLS from the coding sequence ATGGCCACCGCGGAGGTCGGTTCTCCCCCCGTCACGTCGGGGCAGCACGAACCCGACGACTGGAAGAGGGACGAACGGCGCAGCGACTTCGTGCGTCTCGGGCTCGCGCTCGTGGTCTTCTTCCTGGCCCTGCTCGGAATCCAGCGCCACCACCTCTCGATGCTCGAGCGGGACGTGTTCCGGCTGATCAACGACCTGCCTCCGTGGTTGCTGCCGCCGCTCGAGGCGGTCATGCAGCTGGGCACCCGGTTCGCGCCCCTGGTCATCGGCGCTCTCGTGATGCTCGTCCTGCGCCGGGTCCGGCTCGGGGCCAGCATCATGCTGGCCGGCACCGTCGCGTGGCTGGTCACCCAGGAGCTCAAGATCCTCGTCGAGCGCGGCCGGCCGGCGGTGTTCCTCACCGACCTGCCGCGCGAGCTGTCCAGCGGCGGTCCCGGGTTCGTGTCCGGGCACACGGCGGTGGCGACCGCGATGGCCGCCGTCGCCGCCCCGTACCTCCCCCGGCCCTGGCGGCGGTTCGTCTGGGGACTGGCGTTCGCCGTCGGCTTCGCCCGCATCTACGCCGGGGTGCACCTTCCGCTCGACGTGGTCGGCGGCTTCGCGGTCGGCTGGTTCGTCGGGACGGCCGTGCACCTGCTCATCGGCGTGCCGCGGCCCCGTCGTACGCCGGCCGAGGTCATCGCGATGCTCGGCGACCTCGGGATCGACGTCTCCACGGTGGAGCCCGGCGATGTCTACGCCAAGGTCTCGCAGCCGTTCCTGGTCACCACCGCGAAGGGTGAGCGGCTGTTCGTGAAGGTGCTCGACCCGGACCCGCGCAGCAGCGACTGGGTGCTGCGATTCGCCCGGGTCGTCGCCTCCGGCGAGCGGAGGGGCTACTCGGCCATGACCAGCCTGCCGGCGGCCGCCGACCACGAGGCGACGGTCTGCCTGGCGGCGCGCGACGCCGGGGTCAGGGTCCCGCGGGTGATCCTCGCCCGGGGCCAGGGAGCCGGGGCCGTCGTCGTCCTCGAGCAGATCCCCGGCCACGACCTCAGTGCCCTGCCGCCCGAGGCTCTCACCGACGAGGTGCTGCAGCGGGTGTGGCGCGAGGTGGCGCAGCTGCACGAGGGCCGGATCGCCCATCGCGACCTGGTGCGCGGCAACGTGATGCTGGACGCGGCCGGCCAGGTCTGGCTCGTCGACTTCCCCGAGGCCCAGCTCGGTGCCTCCGAGACCACCCGCGACGGTGACGTCGCGGAGCTGATCGCCTCGCTGGCCGTCGCGGTGGGGGCCCACCGGGCGGTCGGCTCGGCGACGGCCGTCCTGGGGGCGCCGGCGGTGACGCAAGCGCTGCCCCGCCTGGAGCCGTTCGCGCTCTCGCCGCGCACCCGGGCCGAGCTGCGGACCCGCCCCGGCCTGCTCGACTCCGTCCGCGTCGCCTGCGGCGGTGGGCCGGAGACGACCCACGGCATGCTCACCATGCACCGGCTCTGGATCCCCGCCCTCGTGGCCGCAGCGAGCTACGTGGCGCTCCTGTGGATCGCCGGGTGGTCGGACGTGCAGGACACGGTGGCGAACCTGGGGTGGCGCTGGGTCGCCGTCTGCGGCGCGATCTTCGTCGCGGCCCCGCTGCTGACCGGCTACGCCCTGCAGCTCGGCGCGCGACGGCGGCTCGCGATCGGCCGGTCCGCGGCCGCAGGTGCCGTCGCCAACAGCGTGCAGCTGATCGCCGGCACCGCAGCACGCCGGCGCTACCTGGACGGCTACATCCGCAGCTGCGGCGCCCAGGCGACCGACGCCGACGAGACCGTGGACCTGGTCATGACCGCCGAGCTCGTGTCCCGGATGGGCATGCTCCTGGCCGGGCTGGTGATGACCTGGTGGCAGGGCGTCCCGGACCTGGAGACCGGGTTCCCCGTCCCGGCGCTGCTGCTGGTCGCGGCCGCGACCGCCGCGGTCGGCTGGCTGGCCCGCAAGGCGGTCCGGCGGACCTGGCCGCTGGCCTCCCGACGCAAGGCGGTCGCGCACGCGCTGAGCCTGACCCACACCTCCCCCGAGCGTGCGCTCTCCGTGCTCGGCGCCGTCGCCGCCGGAGAGGCCGCCCTGGTGGTGGCGCTGGCCGCGGCGCTGCGCGCCGTCGGGCCCACGCCGCCGATGTCGCACCTGCTGATCGCGCTGGGTGGGGCCCAGGTCCTGGTGGCGCTCCTGGGCGTCACCGGCCTCCCGGCGGTCATCGAGTCCGTGGCGGTCACCGTGTTCTGCGCCTTCGGGGTGCCCGCCGCCGACGCCGTGGTGGCGCTGCTCGTCTACGCGCTGTTCCGGTACTGGCTCAACGGGATCGCGAGCGCGGTGACCGCGCCCCGGCTGGCGCCGGTGCACCTGCCGGGGACGCGGCAGCCCACGCTCAGCTGA
- the era gene encoding GTPase Era — MSDIPEFKSGFASFVGRPNAGKSTLTNALVGTKVAITSSRPQTTRTAVRGIVHRLDAQLILVDTPGLHKPRTLLGERLNDLVKTTWAEVDIVAVCFPANEKIGPGDRFIVNELAKVGRTTKMAIATKTDLATPQQLAEHLLAIDALGRDTGTEWAEIVPVSAVSGDQVQLLADLLVARLPAGPPLYPDGELTDAPEETIVAELIREAALEGVRDELPHSIAVVVEEMRLREDRPADRPLLDIHANLFVERSSQKGIVIGHQGSRLRQVGTDARRQIEALLGTPVYLDLHVKIAKDWQRDPKQLRRLGF; from the coding sequence GTGTCGGACATCCCTGAGTTCAAGAGCGGCTTCGCCTCCTTCGTCGGTCGTCCCAACGCCGGCAAGTCCACGCTGACCAACGCCCTGGTCGGCACGAAGGTCGCGATCACGTCCTCGCGGCCGCAGACGACGCGAACGGCGGTGCGCGGCATCGTGCACCGGCTCGACGCGCAGCTGATCCTGGTGGACACCCCCGGGCTGCACAAGCCGCGCACGCTGCTCGGTGAGCGCCTCAACGACCTGGTCAAGACCACTTGGGCGGAGGTGGACATCGTCGCGGTCTGCTTCCCGGCCAACGAGAAGATCGGCCCCGGCGACCGGTTCATCGTCAACGAGCTGGCGAAGGTGGGCCGGACGACGAAGATGGCGATCGCCACCAAGACCGACCTTGCCACGCCCCAGCAGCTCGCGGAGCACCTGCTGGCCATCGACGCGCTCGGCCGGGACACCGGCACCGAGTGGGCCGAGATCGTGCCGGTCTCGGCGGTCTCGGGCGACCAGGTCCAGCTGCTGGCCGACCTGCTGGTCGCCCGGTTGCCCGCGGGCCCGCCGCTCTACCCCGACGGTGAGCTGACCGATGCCCCGGAGGAGACCATCGTCGCCGAGCTGATCCGCGAGGCTGCGCTCGAAGGGGTCCGCGACGAGCTGCCCCACTCCATCGCGGTGGTGGTCGAGGAGATGAGACTGCGTGAGGACCGGCCCGCGGACAGGCCGCTGCTCGACATCCACGCGAACCTGTTCGTGGAGCGCTCCTCGCAGAAGGGGATCGTGATCGGCCACCAGGGCAGCCGGCTGCGTCAGGTCGGCACCGACGCGCGGCGACAGATCGAGGCGCTGCTCGGCACCCCGGTCTACCTCGACCTGCACGTGAAGATCGCGAAGGACTGGCAGCGCGACCCCAAGCAGCTGCGCCGGCTCGGCTTCTGA
- a CDS encoding flavodoxin family protein, whose product MSRLLVVHHSPTRSMRTLLDAVLGGAHDEAIEGVEVVVPPALEATADDVLAADGYLLGTPANFGYMSGALKHFFDSTFLQVGGALADDGSAGGPAGSSARTAGRPFGLYVHGRYDTEGAVRAVVSIVGALGWRQAAEVLSVIGDVQEPQRQAAYELGGTLAALLSD is encoded by the coding sequence ATGTCCCGGCTGCTGGTCGTCCACCACTCCCCCACCCGGTCGATGCGGACGCTGCTCGACGCGGTGCTCGGCGGTGCGCACGACGAGGCCATCGAGGGCGTCGAGGTGGTGGTCCCGCCGGCGCTGGAGGCGACCGCCGACGACGTCCTGGCCGCCGACGGCTACCTGCTCGGCACCCCGGCGAACTTCGGCTACATGAGCGGCGCGCTCAAGCACTTCTTCGACTCGACGTTCCTCCAGGTCGGCGGCGCGCTGGCCGACGACGGGTCCGCCGGTGGCCCGGCGGGCTCGTCCGCCCGCACCGCGGGTCGACCGTTCGGGCTCTACGTGCACGGCCGCTACGACACGGAGGGGGCGGTGCGGGCGGTGGTCTCGATCGTCGGAGCGCTCGGCTGGCGGCAGGCGGCCGAGGTGCTGTCCGTGATCGGAGACGTCCAGGAGCCGCAGCGGCAGGCGGCGTACGAGCTCGGCGGCACCCTCGCGGCGCTGCTCTCCGACTGA
- a CDS encoding DUF3099 domain-containing protein, which produces MRDIDRKHAYFALMGTCIGLILLAWNVVRFWSTTAAVVMSVIAAVIPPVAVIVGNAGTLRRLEKPRSWPPGPGPDGSGPNGSGPDRPGR; this is translated from the coding sequence GTGCGAGACATCGACCGCAAGCACGCCTACTTCGCGCTGATGGGGACCTGCATCGGGCTGATCCTGCTGGCGTGGAACGTGGTCCGGTTCTGGTCGACGACGGCCGCGGTGGTGATGAGTGTGATCGCGGCGGTGATCCCGCCGGTCGCCGTGATCGTCGGCAACGCCGGCACGCTGCGCCGGCTGGAGAAGCCGCGGTCGTGGCCGCCCGGGCCGGGGCCGGACGGGTCGGGCCCCAACGGTTCGGGGCCGGACCGGCCTGGCCGGTAG
- a CDS encoding septum formation family protein, translated as MSARSTVLASLVAAVLLAGCTSSSGPSGSGSTAAGAPSDVTSTSSDGTSPGSGSSSPAAGETPPPAPPDGACYRLTFAQAAEPSDDSSPVPCSGKHDTQTFYVGSFDTVVEGHSVAVDSDHVQQQIESTCREELARFLGGTTEARRLSRLTDVWFAPTLEQGDQGARWFRCDVVALASEGGLASLPPPRRLRGVLDGGGATPYGLCGTAAPGDKGFERVICSKPHRWRAIGTIPLADAAGYPGRSKVSAAGDAPCKELARSRAGDPLTFEYGWEWPTRDQWEAGRRYGYCWAPD; from the coding sequence ATGAGCGCCCGGTCGACGGTTCTCGCCAGCCTGGTCGCCGCGGTGCTGCTCGCCGGCTGTACGTCGTCGTCCGGGCCCTCCGGCTCCGGGAGCACCGCGGCCGGCGCCCCGAGCGACGTCACCTCGACCTCCTCCGACGGCACCAGCCCGGGCAGCGGGTCGAGCAGCCCGGCGGCCGGGGAGACGCCACCCCCCGCTCCCCCGGACGGCGCCTGCTACCGGCTGACCTTCGCGCAGGCGGCCGAGCCGAGCGACGACAGCTCGCCGGTGCCCTGCTCCGGCAAGCACGACACGCAGACCTTCTACGTGGGCAGCTTCGACACGGTGGTCGAAGGGCACTCGGTCGCGGTGGACTCCGACCACGTGCAGCAGCAGATCGAGAGCACCTGCCGGGAGGAGCTGGCCCGGTTCCTGGGCGGCACGACCGAGGCGCGCAGGCTGTCCCGGTTGACCGACGTCTGGTTCGCTCCGACCCTCGAGCAGGGCGACCAGGGAGCCCGGTGGTTCCGCTGCGACGTGGTCGCGCTGGCCTCCGAGGGCGGTCTGGCGTCGCTGCCGCCGCCCCGCAGGCTGCGGGGGGTCCTCGACGGAGGCGGCGCGACGCCGTACGGCCTGTGCGGCACCGCCGCCCCCGGCGACAAGGGCTTCGAGCGGGTGATCTGCTCGAAGCCGCACCGGTGGCGCGCGATCGGCACGATCCCGCTCGCCGACGCCGCCGGCTACCCGGGCCGGTCGAAGGTCAGTGCGGCCGGCGACGCACCCTGCAAGGAGCTGGCGCGGAGCCGGGCCGGGGACCCGCTGACCTTCGAGTACGGCTGGGAGTGGCCGACCCGCGACCAGTGGGAGGCCGGACGGCGCTACGGCTACTGCTGGGCCCCCGACTGA